The Populus trichocarpa isolate Nisqually-1 chromosome 18, P.trichocarpa_v4.1, whole genome shotgun sequence genomic interval taatgtacttgtgataaaattattgaaaggtgAGCTTGAAAATgtctttataatattattaaaagttttttcctatttttcaaGTAGTTGATTTTAGGAAAGATAAAAACTCACACAAAAAATTCAAGGTGTTacagaaatcataaaaaaaagcagGGAATGAACAatgcaagggaaaaaaaaatcttgtactgttgcttaatgttgaatttagtcCTCTAAGTCCTAATATTGAAGAACACACAGTATATGTTATGAAGCAGCACATAAATACAatgaaatttgtttaattaaaaaaaattgacgaagGCACAAGAAACAGATTATGAAGTAGCAACAACAATGAAATTTTTAGCGCAATTCAAACAATCACAGTAGAAACAGATTATGAAGTAGCAACAACAATGAAATTTTTAGCGCAATTCAAACAATCACAGTAGAAACAGATCATGCAGCAGCacaaaaatgcaattttaatgaaatttttagcTCAACTCAAACAATTGAAGAACGCACAGTTGAAACAGATCATGCAGCAACacaaaaatgcaatttttagctcaaaaaaaaatttaaagatggaGATAAGGCAGGAACTTACGAGAAATATTCTCTTGTGTGACTTTTCCCAGCACGGTTCTGCAGCGTTTTTATGCAAACCAAAACAATGGAGACACAgcacaaaaatgaaattttgagctaaattttttaaaaaattaatgaagataaAGCAGGTACTTACGAGTCTCTCACTCGTGTGACCTTTCCCAGCACGAATCTGTTGAGTTTTTCTGCAAACCGAAACAATGGAGGGACAGATCGGTGAAGGTTTGGGTGATGATCTTCGTTTGGAAAGAAGAAGGGACAGAGTGGAAGAAGGATGCTCTCAGAACTGGCGTCTAACTTTGGCGTCATGTACGTTGGttgtttttgcaaaattttGAAATGGGGTTGTTGTCGGCAAGAGACGAGAGAGGGGAACAGTCTGGGGAAGGATGAATTAGAAAATGGGAGTTTAGATCAATGGTAAATTGATCTGCCAATTAACCATAATCAGAACAATTTTGGGTGAGAGCTCTCGACCGTTGGGAAAGTAATGGGAAAGTGTCGGTggtgagagagaggagaaaacacATGAAAAGCAGTGGGTAATTGCTTTTCACAAACTGAGGTTCAACCTCAGTTTTGGACTGGGACCCACGTAAAAAAATGTGGTTGGTGTTAACTAAACACTGTGTTACAGATTTTAATTTTAGCCGCAGCCGCAACAGCATACCCAAACGCATTCTAATGTTTTTACCActgccaaattgaattttattttataaaatagaattttaatgttgggattttttttttcaatgagatatgcctataaaaattaaataaaaataaattattaaattaaattctaaatgaaGTCAAATTGAAAGCGGAAAAAAGTtggaaaggacaaaaaaaaagaaaagaaaaaaagaatgctcCACACAAATCCACAGGAAACTGTCAAGTGGACAACGCACCTAGAATAATTTATCAAACACAATTCggtttttcttctaaaatagaattttattttaatagtaacTGACGACGCTTCATCATCTTGGAGACTATTGCTATGTTATccctttttataataatatggtaagtgtttgttttttgaaattatttttatttaaattaataattttttaatttatttttaatatcaatatattaaaataaaaaaaattaatttttttaaaaaacttttttatacacaaaaacatatatagcaACAAACCCCAATTATTCGCATCTcatctcattaattaattaattaattaaaaaggatacaCTTTGAACTCAGAAGTAGTTTAGGAAAATGGTAGATTGCAAATCCATTATCCAAAACGCGACCTGTGATAACAAACGGACGATTGTGTCCCTACGACAACAACCCTTGGTCACCGATCCATTCCATTTTTTGTCCACATTCAACGACTAGCTCTGAAACGGCATCCCACGTGTCACCATCTCACTAGTTAATGCATCCAGCTGCTTAGCTCGATCGTAACGAAAGGGGCAGAGtagtaagaaaatataaaaatcccaAGCGTCTCTCTTACGCTCccttatttaaaataaagaaggaaaggCCATTGTCCATTTTTAAACCTTTCTTCCTTCGCTACTGCTCCGCCTCCTATTATTCTCACTTTctcctattctttttattactcatttGATTTTCGAAAGCATGGCGGAGGAATTCGGAAGATCGGTTCAAGACGGGCTGAAACTGTCAAAAAGGATTTACCTGGGGAAAGACAGGGCGGTGACGCCACCCAAGCCACCGTCCCACATGGATAAATCACCAGTGGCCTATTTGCCAACGGCACCGATGGTTTATGCAGTTATATCAAACCCAGCGATTGTGGATAACCCGGATATACCAAGTTACCAGCCGCACGTGCATGGCAGATGTGACCCCCCAGCATTGATTCCTCTCCAGATGACCCGGATTGAATTGGAAGCGGATTCTTATCTGGATACTGCTTTTGTTAAAATCAGTGGATCATGGAGGGTTCATTGTGTTATGGGAAGTGAAAGCTGTGATTGCCGTCTAGCCGTCCCTATGGGCGAGCAGGTGTGTTTGGATACCTGTAAAGGATTTATCCTTTTGTGTTCCTTTCTCTtattggttgttgttgttgttgtttaaacatattgtttattttttctgggtGAATTAgtgttagtatttttttttgttattatttaaagCATTAGGCATAAAGGGTGTGTATAAATCCTTGGCCAATGCTATTGTTTTGATCTCtctcaataactttttttttcattattattattattattatttggataaCAGGGCTCAATTCTAGGTGTTGAGATTGAGGCTTCTAGAAAGTTGTATTATACGGAATTGGTTGCTATTGAAGATAGAAAAGATTTGGAAAAGGAAGTTAGGATTGAAAATGGAGGCTTTCTGAAGCCACATACATTTACCATAACGATACCCAAAGTAAGTTCTAGCCCTTATAATATGGATTaaacatgattttcttttttctttaacatatatatatataaaattcatattttgttttatctgtCAAGGTTGACGGGGGATCAACGCTTTCCATTAAAGTTAGATGGATGCAGAAATTACTGTACCACAATGGGGAGTTCTCCTTGATTGTGCCATTCAGTTTTCCAGAGTATGTAACTCCTCATGTAAAGAAGCtacccagaaaagaaaagatacaaTTGAATGTAACCACTGGTACTGGAACTGAAATTGTGTGCAAGACAAGTAGTCATCCTTTGAAGGTGCATCTTTGACTATAGTCGCTTGGTTTTGCAatgctttttagatttttagtaCTATGTTAAGGCtgacgtgattttttttttaattttttttacagggATTGAGGCGTGAAGTTGGAAAACTGGGTTTCTCATATGAATCAGAAGTTCTCACTTGGACAAATATTGACTTTACTTTCTCATATGCTGTAAGATTGACTTTACTTTCTCATGTCATTCATGCCCTTTTAGTTTACATTTCTGTTTACCAGAGAAGGAAAGTCCACTTCTTGGAATATAACATGCCAACATTCTTGGGATATGTAATTCTTGTGTTTAAATGCTTAGCAGGTCTCTTTTAGTCATATATTTGGTGGAGTGCTTTTGCAATCTCCATCTCTTCATGATGTTGATCAAAGAGATATGTTTTGTGCCTATCTTTTTCCTGGAGGTCATCATAGTAGGAAGGTTACTACAGCATGTGCTcaatctctttttaattttaacttcttttccttttcttgccCTGTCTTTTGACCAAATATGCACTGAGCTTTGAAGGTACTATCTGATAGGTGTTCAGAAAGGAGATAGTGTTTGTTGTTGATATAAGTGGAAGCATGGAAGGAGCACCCCTTGAGGGTACAAAGATCGCCTTATCTGCAGCACTCACAAACCTTGATTCCAAAGATTCGTTCAACATCATAGCTTTTAATGGAGAGACTTATCTTTTTTCGTCGTCAATGGAATTGGCCTCTGAAGATACAGTTGAAAGGGCTGTTGAGTGGATGAGTATGAATTTAATTGCTGGTGGTGATACAAATATCTTGGTTCCTCTAAAACAGGTCAtctttcattaatgattttgtGATTATTCATCTGTGTCCGTGCTTGTATAATATGTATGTCTACATACTCCTAAATACAGATCTTAACATTAAAATGCCTGCCATCttgttaaattaaatgttgaaaaaatcTAGTACATAGCATTTTGATGAACAGATAAAAATGATTAGTATCTTTTGGCCTCAATTCGCCATGCTAAATTAAATAACTGTAACAACCTTCGATGAATGGTTTGTTCAATTTTAGTTTTGCCATGATTTCAAGTGGTGCGAGAAGCACTAGATTTTGCTTGTTGTATCTTGATATATTTGAACttgatatttctcttttttcagaGTTATTTATGTtctaaaaatcttttgaaatcaATTTGTGGATATCAGAATGTGCACTTCCACAGCATTTGGGGTTGTAGTTTATGCATCagtctggaaaaaaaaaatgtaaccaCTTTTCACTTGCTTCATGCTTCCAGGCAACAGAAATGCTATCAAAATCTGGAGGCTCAATTCCTTTCATCTTCCTTGTTACTGATGGGGCTGTTGAAGATGAAAGACACATTTGTGATATAATGAAAAGTCATATAACAGGCGGAGGATCGATACATCCACGTATTTGTACCTTTGGGATAGGTAATGGTTTCTTATGCTTCATTGGTGGGACTGATGGCATATTATCAGcttagtttattattttatttttattgttcccCTTTTTTCTTCAGGGGGCTCCATAG includes:
- the LOC7467926 gene encoding uncharacterized protein LOC7467926 isoform X1, with the translated sequence MAEEFGRSVQDGLKLSKRIYLGKDRAVTPPKPPSHMDKSPVAYLPTAPMVYAVISNPAIVDNPDIPSYQPHVHGRCDPPALIPLQMTRIELEADSYLDTAFVKISGSWRVHCVMGSESCDCRLAVPMGEQGSILGVEIEASRKLYYTELVAIEDRKDLEKEVRIENGGFLKPHTFTITIPKVDGGSTLSIKVRWMQKLLYHNGEFSLIVPFSFPEYVTPHVKKLPRKEKIQLNVTTGTGTEIVCKTSSHPLKGLRREVGKLGFSYESEVLTWTNIDFTFSYAVSFSHIFGGVLLQSPSLHDVDQRDMFCAYLFPGGHHSRKVFRKEIVFVVDISGSMEGAPLEGTKIALSAALTNLDSKDSFNIIAFNGETYLFSSSMELASEDTVERAVEWMSMNLIAGGDTNILVPLKQATEMLSKSGGSIPFIFLVTDGAVEDERHICDIMKSHITGGGSIHPRICTFGIGSYCNHHFLRMLAMISRGQYDAAYDIDSVESRMQKLLSRISSTIIANITIKAFDDLDEVEVYPSRIPDLSSDNPLIVSGRFQGNFPDTVVATGFFGDLSNFSLDLKVQKAKDIPLHSVSAKQQIDLLTAQAWFSENKQLEEKVAKLSIQTGVISEYTCMSLLETDRGNQAAESPGGHKLPWQVNPQKVDSQGRRRIFLRNLGVGFGNLTATAENLRPGAEESKLPEAAEIIIKAASNCCSIMCKQCCCMCCVQCCFKINNQFAIVLTQLCTAVACFGCIECCSEICCGGQET
- the LOC7467926 gene encoding uncharacterized protein LOC7467926 isoform X2, translating into MAEEFGRSVQDGLKLSKRIYLGKDRAVTPPKPPSHMDKSPVAYLPTAPMVYAVISNPAIVDNPDIPSYQPHVHGRCDPPALIPLQMTRIELEADSYLDTAFVKISGSWRVHCVMGSESCDCRLAVPMGEQGSILGVEIEASRKLYYTELVAIEDRKDLEKEVRIENGGFLKPHTFTITIPKVDGGSTLSIKVRWMQKLLYHNGEFSLIVPFSFPEYVTPHVKKLPRKEKIQLNVTTGTGTEIVCKTSSHPLKGLRREVGKLGFSYESEVLTWTNIDFTFSYAVFRKEIVFVVDISGSMEGAPLEGTKIALSAALTNLDSKDSFNIIAFNGETYLFSSSMELASEDTVERAVEWMSMNLIAGGDTNILVPLKQATEMLSKSGGSIPFIFLVTDGAVEDERHICDIMKSHITGGGSIHPRICTFGIGSYCNHHFLRMLAMISRGQYDAAYDIDSVESRMQKLLSRISSTIIANITIKAFDDLDEVEVYPSRIPDLSSDNPLIVSGRFQGNFPDTVVATGFFGDLSNFSLDLKVQKAKDIPLHSVSAKQQIDLLTAQAWFSENKQLEEKVAKLSIQTGVISEYTCMSLLETDRGNQAAESPGGHKLPWQVNPQKVDSQGRRRIFLRNLGVGFGNLTATAENLRPGAEESKLPEAAEIIIKAASNCCSIMCKQCCCMCCVQCCFKINNQFAIVLTQLCTAVACFGCIECCSEICCGGQET